The genomic segment CCTTCGCCTCCTCGACGGTCCCCACGAAGTGCATGCGACCCTCGTACAGGTAGGCGATCCGATCGCCCACGAGGAAGGCGCTCGCGATGTCGTGCGTCACGACCACGGACGTGACCTGGATGCGTCTCTGCAGCCCGCGGATGAGCTCGTTGATGGTATTGGCCGTGACCGGATCGAGGCCGGTCGTCGGCTCATCGTACAGGATGCAGCGCGGATCCATGGCGATGGAGCGGGCCAGTGCCACCCGCTTCTTCATCCCGCCCGACAGCTCGGCAGGCATGAGCTCCTCGACGCCTTCCAGCCCCACGAGGGCGAGCTTGGCGCGCACGTTGTGGCGGATCCGCTCCTCGTCGAGATCCGTATGCTCCCGCAGGCCATAGGCCACGTTGTCCAGGACGTTCATCGAATCGAACAGGGCGCTCCCCTGGAAGAGCATCGCCACCTTCTGGCGAACCGGGATGAGCCCCTCCTCATCGTAGTCGACGATGTCCTCCCCTTCCACGAACACGTGTCCCCGGTCCGGCCGGTGCAGGCCGATGATGTGCCGGATCAGGACCGATTTCCCGCTGCCGCTGCCTCCGAGGACGACCATCGTCTCGCCCCGCTGGATGTCGACGCTGATCCCGCCCAGGACCTTCTTCTCCCCGAAAGATTTGTGGACATCCTCGAACCTGACGAAGGGGTCGTCCACAGCCGCTCTCAGAGCGCCAGAAAGAATTTGGTCAGAAAGAAGTCCGAGACCAGGACCGAGAGCGAGGCCGCGACGACGGTCTGGGTCGTCGCACGCCCGACCCCGTCCGCTCCACCCTCGGCGGACAGACCGCTATGGCAGGCAATGAGTGAGATGAACAGGGCGAAGAAAATCGACTTCCCGACGCCGCTGAGGATGTCCTGGACGCTGAGCGCCTGGACCACGTGTTGCATGTAGAAGGCCCCGGGCTGGTTCAGGCTCGTCGTGGCCATGGTCAGTCCGCCCAGGATACCGACGAAATCGGCGAAGATCGTGAGGATCGGCAGCATGATCAGGATCGCCAGGACCTTCGGCACCACCAGCTTGCGCACCGGGTTCGCCGCCATGGCGCGAATGGCGTCGATCTGTTCGGTCACCTTCATTGTGCCAATCTCGGCGGTGATCCCGGCCCCCACGCGCCCCCCCACCATGAGGGCGGTCAGGACCGGCCCCAGCTCGCGCACCAGCGACAGCGCCACGATGTCTCCCACGAACAGCTTGGCCCCGTAGGCCGCCAGTGAGTAGGAGGTCTGCAGTGCCAGCACCATGCCGGTGAACAGCGCCGTGACCGTGGCGATCGCCAGGGAGCGCACCCCCAGGTGGTGCATCTGGTCGAGAATGACAGACCACTCGGGCTTCTTCCGGACCGTCTCCCTGACGGTCTGGGTGAACAGGAGCGAGATGGCTCCGAGATGTCCCAGCGCCAGATCCAGAAAACTGTTCATCGAGACAACCACTCCCCCCCTCGATGGCGTTCCGGCTGCGCAAGGGGCCAGATGCCCTCCTCCCTGGCGGCGGCTCGGGTCTCATTTTCCGCGGTAGCGTACCACAGAGCCGTCGACCAGAGTCGGGCTGGCGGGCGGCTTCACCAGGCTGGATTCGAGCCATGAGTTCCCGGGCTCTTGTTCCGCTCCGATTCATGAAGGTCTCCTCAGGAACCCGCTGACATCGGGTCCCGGGCGGGAGCCATGTGAACTGCGCTTTGGGTCTTCGGATACGGGTCGCTGGTCTGGCGGCCCGCGTTCACCTTCGCCGAGCGCCTCGAACACCGAGAGCGTGCGCGATCGCGCCGCCGACCTCGCGGCCCTCGCCCCCGGTTGACGCCACCCGCTCAAGAGCGGACCACAGTTTACCTGCGCAGCCCCTGACCGTGATCCCGCGAGAACCTCCTCGCGATCCGGCGGCGAGGACGACTCCGAGCCGCATGCCCAGGAGGGATCGGCTTGGGTTACACTATGTCGGATGCCGGCGGGTCAGGGCCGCCCGTCCGGAACGGAGCTTCTCGGCGATGCTGTCCGCGTGAAGTCCTCCTCTTGGTACCGATTCGTCAGAGTTACTCTTCGCGTGAAACAGTCGGTTCTTGATCGTTGGGATCTCGCCGCTCTTCTCTGTCTCGCTGCGAGCTTCCTTCTCGTGGCGAATGTGGGGTTCAAACCAAAGCCGTTTGGCGACACGGACTTCCACATCGAAGCCAAGGCTCTCTCCGCGGCCCTCCGCGGCGAGATGCCCTGGACCAGCGTCGCCATGACGAAGGCTCCGGCCCCCGTCGTCTACTACGCGATTCCTTATCTGTTCATCAAACAAGGTTCGTCCGACGACGACTATTGGCGCGTTGGCGTGTTCTGGACCGCACTGTGGATGGGCGTCTCCCTGCTGTTGCTGCGAAGAGCCGCCGCTCGCGTTGGAGGGACAACGGCCGGGCTCTTCGCAGTCGTCATCACGTTGCTCAACCCGTTCAACATCTACTACGCGTTTGGCATCAGCGCAGAGAACCCGGCGTATCTCGGCGCCATATTGATGATCGCCGCATGGTTCTGGGCGAACGACAAGACTCCCGCCGACAAGAGCTCCTGGTCCAGCGCGCTGGCATTGGCGCTCGGCACCACGGTGTTGATCCTCTCGAGGCCCAACAGTGCGTTGATGCTGCCGCTGATGGTGCTGGGCGCAGTCGTCCTGGCAAGACGTGGTGACCGCGCGGGTATCCTTCTCGGTCGCAGCGTTCTCGTCGTGGTGCTCGCCCTAGCGGTGACTCGGATGGTGATCGCGCAGCTTCCCGGCCGCCCGGAGATCGCCCGACAGGGCTCGTATCTCGCTCACGTGATGTTCCACGGCAGCTTCCAGTACCGCACGGAGACGTGGGATTGGCGCTTCTGGGACATCAAGACCCGCCCGGACAGTGTGGACTACATCACCTGGAGCGAAGAGCTCACGTCGCTGGAGCTCGAAGCTGGACGCAAGAACGTGCCGCTCGCGTCTCTCGAATATCAGTGGATTTGGAACGATTTCCTCAGAAATCCACTCCTCCGACTGAAGATGGTCGCGGTGCGGGCGCTATCGATCCATTTCGCTCGCGTCAACTCGGTCAGTCGTCAGACCTTCAAGATTGGTCCTTGGGAAGGACCGGCCGCGTATTGGAGCGTTCATATCGCGATCAATGCGCTGAGCGTCCTCGTTCTTGCCTGCGCACTCATCTTCACGTTCCACCACCCGGGAGGTCCCTGGTCGGTTTGGCCGATATGGGTGCCTTGGGTCGCACTGTTGGCGTTTCACACCCTGTTTTACGCCGAGCCGCGCTA from the Candidatus Polarisedimenticolia bacterium genome contains:
- a CDS encoding ABC transporter ATP-binding protein, yielding MDDPFVRFEDVHKSFGEKKVLGGISVDIQRGETMVVLGGSGSGKSVLIRHIIGLHRPDRGHVFVEGEDIVDYDEEGLIPVRQKVAMLFQGSALFDSMNVLDNVAYGLREHTDLDEERIRHNVRAKLALVGLEGVEELMPAELSGGMKKRVALARSIAMDPRCILYDEPTTGLDPVTANTINELIRGLQRRIQVTSVVVTHDIASAFLVGDRIAYLYEGRMHFVGTVEEAKVSREPRLRHFLSGGREVSGATV
- a CDS encoding ABC transporter permease, encoding MNSFLDLALGHLGAISLLFTQTVRETVRKKPEWSVILDQMHHLGVRSLAIATVTALFTGMVLALQTSYSLAAYGAKLFVGDIVALSLVRELGPVLTALMVGGRVGAGITAEIGTMKVTEQIDAIRAMAANPVRKLVVPKVLAILIMLPILTIFADFVGILGGLTMATTSLNQPGAFYMQHVVQALSVQDILSGVGKSIFFALFISLIACHSGLSAEGGADGVGRATTQTVVAASLSVLVSDFFLTKFFLAL